In Tripterygium wilfordii isolate XIE 37 chromosome 23, ASM1340144v1, whole genome shotgun sequence, one genomic interval encodes:
- the LOC119992993 gene encoding histidine kinase 5-like, with product MVCEMETDQIEDIEIEALPSMWPEDIGTEGKPYNVEKPGGDQDMLEEVTFTQDAIIVDYKRLLELTNYTDKGSSQLAHLVKHWEVKQANAVRLLREELDILSRQKEETELKKLEILEEHRFEEERYGGDKRPVSILDELYDIWQDVPKRKSDVVIPSKRVDIDDEYDTILYWKERALHLEKMLETSIQREQVLMKKLQESVMNLERQSSPVEELSQILKRADNFLHFVLQTAPVVMGHQDKDLRYRFIYNHFPSLNEEDIIGKTDVEIFSGSGVKESQDFKREVLEKGKPAKREITFETPLFGSKTFLIYVEPVFSKAGETIGINYMGMEITDQVRKREKMARLREEIAVQKAKETELNKTIHITEETMRAKQMLATMSHEIRSPLSGVVSMAEILAGTNLDREQRQLLNIMISSGDLVLQLINDILDLSKVESGVMKLEATKFRPREVVKHVLQTAAASLRKILTLEGHVADDVPIEVIGDVLRIRQILTNLISNAIKFTHEGKVGINLYMIPEPSFMKEGLQQRLNADQSVANGQKEERCLSTSQSNNFRNGFNGHRNGEGLLNNEPSSPVMRGYSMDEDTQEQPQPETTVWIRCDVYDSGIGIPENALPTLFKKYMQVSADHARKYGGTGLGLAICKQLVELMGGRLTVSSQVNRGSTFTFVLPYKVSPICDTSNDPDELSDMADHDAITEDVTEGFFQFQPHTLGTLFSSNGSTRNKKLLPQTLNGFSEDSYSFPSNNVRPNETLSVEDACSTVEVAETLSKPGSSLSQSPDSDDTNAVCSKKQCQDGRNDCFRNHITDSTSHSEASRQEEATAKKSKHKGSCQRRERYITSTQFTSGSTVVARKAQPKPKILLVEDNKINIMVTQTMMKQLGHTMDVVNDGVEAVRAVHCRSYELILMDVCMPVMDGLTTTRLIRSFEETGNWDAAVKAGIDLSKSSSDSTPSAKRTPIIAMTANALSESSEECYKNGMDSFISKPVTFQKLKDCLEKYLL from the exons ATGGTTTGTGAGATGGAGACCGATCAAATTGAAGACATAGAAATCGAAGCCCTCCCTTCGATGTGGCCTGAAGATATAGGAACCGAGGGAAAGCCATACAATGTAGAAAAGCCTGGAGGGGATCAAGATATGTTGGAAGAAGTTACATTCACGCAAGACGCAATCATAGTTGATTATAAACGTCTCTTAGAATTAACCAATTATACGGACAAAGGCTCTTCTCAGCTGGCACACCTTGTAAAGCATTGGGAGGTGAAGCAGGCAAACGCTGTCCGCCTTCTTAGAGAAGAGCTTGACATCTTAAGCAGACAAAAAGAGGAGACAGAGCTTAAGAAGTTGGAGATATTGGAGGAACATCGGTTTGAGGAAGAAAGATATGGTGGCGATAAACGTCCAGTTTCAATACTGGATGAACTTTACGATATATGGCAAGATGTGCCTAAAAGGAAAAGTGATGTGGTCATTCCAAGCAAGAGAGTTGACATTGATGACGAGTATGATACTATCTTATACTGGAAGGAACGAGCCTTGCATTTAGAGAAAATGTTGGAGACCAGTATTCAGAGAGAGCAGGTGCTAATGAAGAAGTTACAGGAAAGTGTTATGAATTTGGAAAGGCAATCCTCACCAGTTGAAGAGTTGTCCCAAATTCTGAAAAGAGCAgataatttcttacattttgTGCTTCAAACTGCTCCTGTCGTCATGGGCCATCAG GATAAAGATTTACGCTATCGCTTTATCTACAACCATTTCCCAAGTTTGAATGAGGAG GACATTATAGGGAAGACAGATGTCGAAATTTTTTCTGGATCTGGTGTTAAGGAATCTCAAGATTTTAAGAGAGAGGTTTTGGAAAAAGGAAAACCTGCAAAAAGAGAAATCACTTTTGAGACGCCTTTATTTGGATCGAAGACGTTTCTGATATATGTGGAACCTGTCTTTAGCAAGGCAGGGGAGACAATTGGTATTAATTATATGGGAATGGAGATAACTGATCAG GtaaggaaaagagaaaagatGGCAAGGCTTCGAGAAGAGATAGCAGTACAAAAGGCCAAGGAAACAGAACTGAACAAAACAATTCATATAACAG AGGAGACGATGCGAGCAAAACAAATGCTCGCCACCATGTCTCACGAGATAAGATCTCCTCTATCTGGAGTTGTTAGCATGGCAGAGATTCTCGCTGGTACAAACCTTGATCGTGAGCAAAGACAACTACTAAATATCATGATATCTTCAGGCGATTTGGTCCTTCAACTAATAAATGACATTCTGGATCTTTCTAAGGTTGAGTCAG GAGTTATGAAGTTGGAAGCCACAAAATTCAGACCAAGAGAGGTAGTAAAGCATGTACTCCAGACTGCTGCAGCATCACTGCGGAAAATTTTGACCTTGGAAGGACATGTAGCCGATGACGTTCCCATTGAG GTCATTGGAGACGTTTTAAGGATTCGACAAATCCTCACAAACTTGATCAG CAATGCTATCAAGTTTACCCATGAAGGAAAGGTAGGCATAAATCTATACATGATACCAGAGCCCTCTTTTATGAAAGAAGGACTTCAACAGAGGTTGAATGCAGATCAGTCAGTCGCAAATGGGCAGAAAGAAGAGAGATGTTTATCGACATCTCAAAGTAACAATTTTCGAAATGGTTTTAATGGTCACAGAAATGGTGAGGGCCTGCTTAACAATGAACCTAGTTCACCTGTCATGCGTGGATACTCCATGGATGAAGATACGCAGGAGCAACCTCAACCCGAAACAACAGTGTGGATACGCTGTGATGTATATGACTCTGGAATTGGAATTCCAG AGAATGCTCTACCTACTTTATTCAAAAAATACATGCAAGTCAGTGCAGATCATGCTCGAAAGTATGGCGGAACAGGACTGGGTCTTGCAATATGCAAACAGCTG GTAGAGCTCATGGGTGGCCGCCTCACTGTGTCTAGCCAAGTGAACCGTGGGTCCACATTTACCTTTGTGCTACCTTACAAGGTTTCACCAATATGTGATACTTCTAATGACCCTGATGAGCTCTCGGATATGGCTGATCATGATGCCATAACTGAGGATGTTACCGAAGGCTTTTTCCAGTTCCAACCCCACACTCTGGGTACCCTCTTTTCTTCTAATGGATCCACCAGGAATAAAAAATTGCTACCACAGACTCTCAATGGGTTCTCAGAAGATTCTTATTCGTTTCCCTCCAACAATGTTAGACCAAATGAGACACTTTCAGTTGAGGATGCTTGTTCAACTGTTGAAGTTGCAGAGACATTATCTAAACCTGGAAGTTCATTGAGTCAAAGTCCAGATTCTGATGACACGAATGCAGTTTGTAGCAAAAAACAGTGTCAAGATGGCAGAAATGATTGTTTCCGAAATCACATAACTGATTCCACCTCGCATTCGGAGGCAAGCAGACAGGAGGAGGCAACGGCAAAGAAAAGTAAACACAAAGGATCATGTCAGAGACGGGAGAGATATATTACAAGTACACAGTTCACGTCTGGTAGCACTGTTGTTGCACGTAAAGCACAACCAAAACCTAAAATCCTTCTGGTTGAAGATAACAAGATTAACATAATGGTGACACAGACAATGATGAAGCAGTTAGGCCACACCATGGACGTTGTTAATGATGGAGTTGAAGCTGTGCGTGCAGTTCATTGTCGTAGTTATGAACTCATTCTGATG